A window from Cloacibacillus sp. encodes these proteins:
- a CDS encoding Clp protease ClpP: MKNELDKMLEIKNVSSTSADLYFYGSIVSSWLGAWDNADQYPENIRNFLNGVTGKTLNIYINSPGGAVFAAMAIVNMLRRHVGRKICHVDGVAASSASVIALCGDELIMPRNTFLMIHPASAYAGGNSGELRKYAEILESCDNAILSVYEKALKQEVSIDAVKELYSAETWLSAEEAAKYFNITVAEAIAEPAAVYQGPYLDHAPQSLRNAVGLALERERIRMLDLKKI, encoded by the coding sequence ATGAAAAACGAGCTCGACAAGATGCTTGAAATAAAAAATGTTTCGTCGACATCGGCAGACCTCTATTTCTACGGCTCGATAGTTTCTTCATGGTTAGGGGCTTGGGACAATGCGGACCAGTACCCCGAGAACATTAGAAACTTTCTGAATGGTGTCACCGGCAAGACGCTGAATATCTATATTAACAGCCCGGGCGGCGCGGTGTTCGCTGCAATGGCCATCGTCAATATGCTGCGAAGGCACGTCGGCCGCAAGATATGTCATGTTGATGGAGTTGCCGCCTCCTCCGCTTCTGTCATAGCTCTCTGCGGCGATGAACTTATTATGCCGCGGAATACTTTTCTCATGATCCATCCAGCCTCGGCTTATGCTGGCGGCAATTCCGGCGAATTGAGGAAGTACGCTGAAATCCTTGAATCCTGCGATAACGCTATTCTTTCGGTTTACGAAAAAGCGCTTAAGCAGGAAGTAAGCATTGACGCTGTGAAGGAGCTTTATTCAGCCGAAACGTGGCTTTCCGCGGAAGAGGCAGCAAAGTATTTCAATATCACGGTCGCAGAAGCTATTGCGGAACCTGCAGCCGTCTATCAGGGTCCTTATCTGGACCACGCGCCTCAATCACTTAGAAATGCAGTCGGACTTGCTCTTGAAAGAGAACGAATCCGAATGCTTGACCTTAAGAAAATTTAA